A window of Ptychodera flava strain L36383 chromosome 1, AS_Pfla_20210202, whole genome shotgun sequence contains these coding sequences:
- the LOC139133414 gene encoding scavenger receptor cysteine-rich domain superfamily protein-like, with protein MNAVAVLWTVWVIFEATLASKAADERPRDTAAKYRLTGGSTPYEGNVEIFLSYQGWTPLCDEYWNTYRADEVCHGMGHSTGAMWSESVATPSRTAGPTCVSLQCAENTDSISLCTLDLKENCQCTQVQATCNYEGYVGCFKGAECDKIGELEDNQMTIQLCLENCRSKGLQFGSLQPTKCICRDSDTECQEWSEADNILCALSCGGDESHACGGRTVYFGKYDVQMGACGGSYSEERGTIYSHNFPGYYPDNSQCSWDVSTSDDHVSLDFTIFDIRGLSDQILITESYEGTEQLLAHVNSTFDPSHTIHSCSSKVNIELLSSSGGKFAVDFKGNARCIDPGNVDNGDTVTMSICPYRTGDIVTVVCDEGYRIRINSTSRSIECKDGEWNSSLPECEEVVILPGGVGAPSAGVIGGIVIAIIVVITIIVLLIILIIVKRRRSQDKKVDKRSRQTARQDVVRYTSVKTENESGDGKAPSETKAVEEQPLNPGESPGTSHVDEKPASPPYLNVPTPSAVSEGEDAEQTYANAGKDGQPSQPEARKKDTPPSSPASDQGGDDPHSSGSGFVDNLVYESSDAPEVAGSSSNSSDAKRIEDPQKSDDVVYEPTDEGANQSARASNLYSEAI; from the exons ATGAATGCTGTGGCAGTTTTGTGGACGGTTTGGGTAATTTTTGAAGCCACACTTGCATCAAAAGCTGCTGATGAAA GACCACGTGACACCGCAGCAAAATATCGGTTGACAGGTGGATCTACTCCCTACGAAGGCAATGTAGAGATTTTCCTATCATACCAGGGATGGACTCCCCTCTGTGATGAGTACTGGAATACATATCGTGCTGATGAAGTTTGCCATGGAATGG GCCATTCTACAGGAGCAATGTGGAGTGAAAGTGTCGCTACGCCGTCCAGGACAGCAGGGCCAACATGTGTAAGTCTGCAATGTGCAGAAAACACGGACAGCATATCACTGTGTACTTTGGATCTGAAAGAAAACTGTCAGTGTACGCAAGTACAGGCAACATGTAACT ATGAAGGCTACGTTGGTTGCTTTAAGGGCGCTGAGTGCGACAAAATCGGGGAGCTAGAAGATAACCAAATGACCATACAACTATGCCTAGAAAACTGCAGAAGCAAAGGCCTACAGTTTGGATCGCTCCAGCCTACCAAGTGTATTTGCAGAGACAGTGACACAGAGTGTCAAGAGTGGTCTGAAGCGGACAATATACTATGCGCACTGTCTTGTGGAGGCGATGAGTCCCACGCCTGCGGCGGTCGAACTGTCTATTTTGGAAAATACGATG TTCAAATGGGCGCCTGTGGAGGCAGTTACTCGGAGGAGAGAGGGACCATCTACTCACACAATTTTCCTGGCTACTATCCGGACAACAGCCAGTGCTCATGGGATGTCTCCACTTCCGACGACCACGTCAGCCTCGATTTCACGATATTCGACATCCGGGGCCTGAGTGACCAAATCTTGATCACGGAGTCCTACGAGGGGACTGAACAGCTCTTGGCCCACGTCAACAGCACCTTTGACCCGTCCCACACCATTCACTCCTGTTCAAGCAAAGTAAACATCGAATTGCTGTCGTCAAGTGGTGGCAAATTCGCCGTTGATTTCAAAG GCAATGCACGATGTATTGACCCCGGCAACGTCGACAATGGAGATACTGTGACGATGAGTATCTGTCCATACCGTACTGGTGACATCGTCACTGTCGTCTGCGATGAAGGCTACAGAATTCGAATCAACTCTACTTCAAGGTCAATCGAATGCAAGGACGGAGAGTGGAATAGCTCACTACCAGAGTGCGAAG aagTGGTCATTCTTCCTGGTGGTGTCGGTGCGCCTTCTGCTg GTGTAATCGGCGGTATCGTCATAGCGATAATAGTAGTCATTACAATCATTGTACTTCTGATCATTCTCATCATCGTGAAACGTAGGAG GTCACAAGATAAGAAGGTCGATAAACGTAGCCGTCAGACGGCCAGGCAAGACGTTGTTCGTTATACAAGTGTGAAAACAGAAAACGAGTCAGGTGATGGCAAGGCTCCCAGTGAAACTAAAGCAGTTGAGGAACAGCCCCTCAACCCTGGCGAGTCTCCTGGAACGAGCCATGTCGATGAGAAACCCGCGTCGCCACCGTACCTCAATGTACCAACGCCATCAGCGGTCAGCGAAGGAGAGGATGCGGAGCAAACCTATGCAAACGCCGGTAAAGATGGCCAACCCAGCCAACCCGAAGCCCGGAAGAAGGATACCCCACCTTCGAGTCCGGCTAGCGACCAAGGCGGTGATGATCCACATAGTTCTGGGTCTGGCTTTGTAGATAACCTGGTCTACGAGTCTTCTGATGCGCCGGAAGTGGCAGGATCATCGAGCAACTCAAGTGACGCTAAACGAATCGAAGACCCGCAAAAGTCTGACGACGTAGTCTACGAGCCTACCGACGAGGGCGCCAACCAGTCAGCCAGAGCGTCGAATTTGTACTCCGAAGCAATATAG